From one Streptomyces avermitilis MA-4680 = NBRC 14893 genomic stretch:
- a CDS encoding ATP-binding protein → MTVLYPDLPENGLIVLIGASGAGKSTLARTRPASQVLSLDRLRGVVGDDPGRQDATGDAADVLKLILERRMARGLNTVIDATNCEQPIRVELVTAAKRHGMPTVAVIVPTPLSVCLERQHPRPANRRVPQDVVRAQHKAMTYSHQQLAAEGFNTIVFADNLYRLEPLLKRLSERREADLGRDGGKGLGDLLLVRRFFGPAILPLWRWRPGSDLVTGRDRVAEIRLGQQYLTLAYRADVDSEGDFGFDVLLPCPVDPECAGQAWAPVYSVTDLHKALTGAMDSDPDLVCTVHGDGADDDQDDDPEGRADLQAQFADAVA, encoded by the coding sequence ATGACGGTGCTGTACCCGGACCTGCCCGAGAACGGGCTCATCGTGCTGATCGGTGCCTCCGGCGCGGGCAAGTCCACGCTCGCCCGCACCCGGCCGGCCTCCCAGGTCCTCTCGCTCGATCGTCTGCGGGGCGTGGTCGGTGACGACCCTGGGCGGCAGGACGCGACCGGTGACGCGGCCGACGTCCTCAAGCTGATCCTGGAGCGCCGGATGGCCCGGGGACTCAACACGGTGATCGACGCGACCAATTGCGAGCAGCCCATCAGGGTGGAGCTGGTGACGGCCGCCAAGCGGCACGGCATGCCGACGGTCGCGGTCATCGTCCCCACGCCGCTGTCGGTGTGCCTGGAACGGCAGCACCCGCGCCCGGCCAACCGGCGCGTGCCCCAGGACGTCGTCCGCGCCCAGCACAAGGCGATGACGTACTCGCACCAGCAGCTGGCCGCCGAAGGCTTCAACACCATCGTCTTCGCCGACAACCTGTACCGCCTGGAGCCGCTGCTGAAGCGGCTTTCCGAGCGCCGTGAGGCCGACCTCGGGCGGGACGGCGGCAAAGGACTGGGTGACCTTCTCCTGGTCCGCCGGTTCTTCGGCCCGGCGATCCTGCCGCTGTGGCGGTGGCGGCCCGGCTCGGACCTGGTGACCGGCCGGGACCGCGTCGCGGAGATCCGCCTCGGGCAGCAGTACCTCACCCTTGCCTACCGCGCCGACGTCGACAGCGAGGGGGACTTCGGCTTCGACGTTCTGCTGCCGTGCCCCGTCGACCCGGAGTGCGCCGGGCAGGCGTGGGCGCCGGTCTACTCGGTCACCGACCTGCACAAGGCGCTGACCGGCGCCATGGACAGCGATCCGGATCTCGTCTGCACCGTCCACGGCGACGGCGCCGACGACGACCAGGACGACGACCCCGAGGGCCGCGCGGACCTTCAGGCGCAGTTCGCGGACGCGGTCGCTTGA
- a CDS encoding Lsr2 family DNA-binding protein, whose protein sequence is MFTDMKEALEAEALELTPLGSDQSNAASLVVAHQARDKDDLADLLGALGLPCAEDDLVRLLPHLTNPNDDIPTGDPMTANAFTATAASMLTNGDSPEHVRSTLGLSESELAEAVKHAELPVPTATPVPETDDSASAPAEAVKHAEPTAAPDTDASASASAPEAVPAPVSDDTVDTDGIEALLSWAESHPAASIRNRAARVRSDLTELTERRATDAAQREAEERVANAKAELEAAQAQLRAVKAGGHTATAVQDATPLAPAPAPAPAATATGQRSKEELAAIRTWARANGHQVADKGNPAKKVLDAYDAAHRTANLAEASQ, encoded by the coding sequence ATGTTCACCGACATGAAAGAGGCCCTCGAAGCCGAGGCCCTCGAACTCACCCCACTTGGCAGCGACCAGAGCAACGCCGCCTCCCTGGTGGTCGCCCACCAGGCCCGCGACAAGGACGACCTCGCCGACCTGCTGGGCGCCCTCGGACTGCCCTGCGCCGAAGACGACCTGGTGCGCCTGCTTCCGCACCTCACCAACCCCAACGACGACATCCCGACCGGAGACCCGATGACCGCCAACGCTTTCACCGCCACGGCCGCCTCCATGCTCACGAACGGCGACAGCCCCGAGCACGTACGCAGCACGCTCGGACTGTCGGAGAGCGAACTCGCCGAAGCTGTGAAGCACGCCGAACTGCCCGTCCCCACTGCCACCCCCGTCCCGGAGACGGACGACAGTGCCAGCGCCCCGGCCGAAGCCGTGAAGCACGCCGAACCCACCGCCGCCCCGGACACGGACGCCAGCGCCAGCGCCAGCGCCCCGGAGGCTGTCCCGGCGCCAGTGTCTGACGACACGGTGGACACCGACGGGATCGAGGCCCTGCTCTCCTGGGCGGAGAGCCACCCCGCCGCCAGCATCCGCAACCGGGCCGCCCGCGTGCGCAGCGACCTCACCGAGCTGACCGAGCGCCGCGCCACCGACGCCGCCCAACGGGAGGCAGAGGAACGCGTCGCCAACGCCAAGGCCGAACTGGAAGCCGCACAGGCGCAGCTGCGCGCGGTGAAGGCCGGCGGTCACACCGCGACGGCGGTACAGGACGCCACACCCCTGGCTCCCGCTCCCGCCCCGGCCCCGGCCGCGACCGCGACCGGCCAACGCAGCAAGGAAGAGCTGGCCGCGATCCGGACGTGGGCGCGCGCCAACGGCCACCAGGTCGCCGACAAGGGCAACCCCGCCAAGAAGGTCCTGGATGCGTACGACGCCGCCCACCGCACCGCCAACCTGGCGGAGGCTTCCCAATGA
- a CDS encoding GNAT family N-acetyltransferase has translation MDVLIRSARATEADVLTDLALRSKAHWGYDADFLEACRDELTVAAHEVARRRTTVADRDGHILGFTTLEGEPPTGVLGMMFVEPQAIGQGIGRLLFERTIAAGRDLGFTQLTIDADPNAEPFYRAMGAVRIGNVPSGSIVGRVLPQMVVTIQR, from the coding sequence ATGGACGTGCTGATCAGGTCTGCACGGGCGACGGAAGCCGACGTACTCACCGACTTGGCGCTGCGATCCAAAGCGCATTGGGGCTATGACGCTGACTTCCTGGAAGCCTGTCGAGACGAGCTCACCGTTGCCGCGCACGAGGTCGCACGCCGACGGACCACGGTGGCTGACAGAGATGGCCACATCCTGGGCTTCACGACTCTTGAGGGAGAGCCACCCACTGGCGTTCTGGGCATGATGTTCGTCGAGCCGCAGGCCATCGGCCAAGGGATCGGCCGCCTGCTGTTCGAACGCACCATCGCTGCTGGACGAGACCTGGGGTTCACCCAGCTCACGATCGATGCGGACCCGAACGCCGAGCCTTTCTACCGCGCCATGGGCGCAGTTCGCATAGGAAACGTGCCCTCGGGTTCCATCGTCGGCAGAGTGCTGCCGCAGATGGTTGTCACCATTCAGCGCTGA
- a CDS encoding IS110 family transposase has protein sequence MSRIWAGIDCGKTHHHCVAMDADGKTLLSRRVANDEPELLQLLGDVLDTADGREVTWALDMTGGEPGLLIAVLINHMQELLYIPGRMVNRASDAYRGEGKTDARDARIIADQARMRRDLRPIRPGDEDTIELALLTSRRIDLVAERTRTINRLRSVLTSMFPALERAVELTNAGPLVLLTGYQTPTALRRIGLNRLTTWLRNRKVRGAENLAKAAVEAAERQHTAVAGEKVIAQMVHTLAKEVMALNEKITGTEKLIEGRFREHELADIVLSMPGMGPKLGAEFLVAVGGSLDGFPTADRLAAFGGVAPAPHDSGKTSGNLRRPQRYHRRLQHVFYTSALVSSWSDPNSKRFYDRKRAEGKSHIQAVLALARRRVNVLWALIRDRRCYQVEPPATAC, from the coding sequence ATGAGCCGGATATGGGCCGGGATCGACTGCGGCAAGACGCACCACCACTGCGTCGCCATGGATGCTGACGGCAAGACACTGTTGTCTCGCCGCGTGGCCAACGACGAGCCGGAGCTCCTCCAGCTGCTCGGCGACGTCCTCGATACCGCGGACGGCCGCGAGGTGACCTGGGCATTGGACATGACGGGCGGCGAACCCGGGCTGCTGATCGCGGTACTGATCAACCACATGCAGGAGCTGCTGTACATCCCCGGCCGCATGGTGAACCGCGCATCCGACGCCTACCGCGGCGAGGGCAAGACCGACGCCCGCGACGCCAGGATCATTGCTGACCAGGCGCGTATGCGCCGAGACCTGCGGCCCATCCGCCCCGGCGACGAGGACACGATCGAGCTGGCGCTTCTGACCAGCCGCCGCATCGACCTGGTCGCCGAACGGACCCGTACCATCAACCGGCTCCGCTCGGTGCTGACCAGCATGTTCCCCGCTTTGGAACGGGCTGTGGAACTCACCAACGCCGGACCGCTGGTCCTCCTCACCGGCTATCAGACTCCGACCGCTCTGCGCCGGATCGGCCTCAACCGGCTGACGACCTGGCTGCGCAACCGCAAGGTTCGTGGGGCCGAGAACTTGGCCAAAGCAGCCGTGGAGGCCGCCGAGCGTCAGCACACCGCCGTCGCCGGCGAGAAGGTCATCGCGCAGATGGTCCACACCCTGGCAAAGGAGGTGATGGCCCTCAACGAGAAGATCACCGGGACCGAAAAGCTCATCGAAGGCCGGTTTCGTGAACACGAACTGGCCGACATAGTCCTCAGCATGCCGGGCATGGGACCCAAGCTCGGTGCCGAGTTCCTGGTTGCTGTCGGCGGCAGCCTGGACGGCTTCCCCACCGCCGACCGGCTCGCGGCCTTCGGCGGTGTCGCTCCCGCCCCGCACGACTCCGGAAAGACCAGCGGGAATCTGCGCCGCCCACAGCGTTACCACCGGCGCCTGCAGCACGTCTTCTACACATCCGCGCTGGTCAGCTCCTGGAGCGATCCCAACTCCAAGCGGTTCTACGACCGCAAGAGAGCCGAAGGAAAGAGCCACATCCAGGCCGTCCTGGCGCTGGCCCGGCGACGCGTCAACGTCCTGTGGGCACTCATCCGCGACCGACGGTGCTACCAGGTCGAACCTCCAGCAACGGCCTGCTGA
- a CDS encoding RapZ C-terminal domain-containing protein, protein MRLIRLISFGYLHLPTGPDGSPVPPAADRIEDVRDRLRDPAAARDILDLDGLNPRVQDVVLNTPGARELIANLADYADLPAGPSRIAIGCAGGRHRASGLTEILARTLRDRGREVEVEHLHVHLPRVLKTPAHGTAHPSSTQEATR, encoded by the coding sequence GTGCGTCTGATCCGCCTGATCTCCTTCGGCTATCTGCACCTGCCCACCGGCCCGGACGGCTCCCCCGTCCCGCCTGCCGCCGACCGTATCGAGGACGTCCGCGACCGGCTCCGCGACCCCGCCGCCGCCCGCGACATCCTCGACCTGGACGGCCTCAACCCCCGTGTCCAGGACGTCGTCCTGAACACCCCCGGCGCCCGCGAACTCATCGCCAACCTCGCCGATTACGCCGACCTGCCCGCCGGTCCGAGCCGCATCGCGATCGGCTGTGCAGGAGGCAGGCACAGGGCCAGCGGCCTCACCGAAATCCTTGCCCGCACACTCCGCGACCGGGGCCGCGAGGTCGAAGTCGAGCACCTCCATGTCCACTTGCCGCGCGTGCTCAAGACCCCCGCCCACGGCACCGCCCACCCCAGCTCCACGCAGGAGGCCACCCGATGA
- a CDS encoding ParB/RepB/Spo0J family partition protein → MSKKDQLGRGSSFGSTSNRSARRNAINETINGGVGTADLTDLPVPAISDNPDNPRNHLRNLEYTVESVREVGVILPIVVGTVDAYVRSRPDRANDLDPGAQYVVIDGHRRLEAARQVGLATIPVRVDDARLSSDEKLLESAFIANYHREDMTDLEEAHALKQLVDYYGGSQTKACRRLSMSASTLSSKLSLLKLSPELQKDLMTGERKTEHVRNLSKLSPEAQKAKADERAEASKRRARSRQQPAPEPADFHAVKNHSEVTAGVLEQLLPAADGQDPPKESIPEPRGAEGRDGQQDQSAVKKFPYHDGFEAGTLILFKMPPEERDKVCDMLLRDREKRAANAD, encoded by the coding sequence GTGAGCAAGAAGGACCAGTTGGGGCGTGGGTCCTCGTTCGGCAGCACCTCCAACCGCAGCGCACGCAGAAACGCGATCAACGAGACGATCAACGGCGGTGTCGGCACTGCGGATTTGACCGATCTGCCCGTCCCTGCCATCAGCGACAACCCCGACAACCCCCGCAACCATCTCCGGAACCTCGAGTACACCGTTGAGTCGGTGCGTGAGGTCGGCGTCATCCTGCCGATCGTGGTCGGTACTGTCGACGCATACGTTCGCAGCCGGCCCGATCGCGCCAACGATCTCGATCCCGGCGCGCAGTATGTGGTCATAGACGGTCACCGGCGTCTCGAGGCAGCCCGGCAGGTCGGACTGGCGACCATTCCCGTGCGAGTGGATGACGCCCGGCTGAGCAGCGACGAAAAGCTCTTGGAGTCCGCGTTCATCGCGAACTACCACCGCGAGGACATGACGGACCTTGAGGAAGCTCACGCCCTCAAGCAACTGGTGGACTACTACGGAGGCTCGCAGACCAAGGCGTGCAGGCGCCTGTCCATGTCCGCCTCCACGCTTTCGAGCAAGCTGTCCCTGCTCAAGCTGTCTCCCGAGCTGCAGAAAGACCTGATGACGGGAGAGCGCAAGACCGAGCACGTCCGGAATTTGTCCAAGCTCTCCCCGGAAGCCCAGAAAGCTAAGGCCGATGAACGGGCTGAGGCCTCGAAGCGCCGGGCGCGGAGTCGACAGCAGCCTGCGCCCGAGCCCGCTGATTTTCACGCCGTGAAAAATCACAGCGAGGTAACGGCCGGTGTGCTGGAACAACTGCTGCCTGCTGCCGACGGGCAAGATCCGCCCAAGGAGTCGATTCCTGAGCCGCGAGGCGCTGAAGGCCGTGATGGCCAGCAGGACCAATCGGCAGTGAAGAAGTTCCCGTACCACGACGGCTTTGAAGCAGGAACCCTGATCCTGTTCAAAATGCCGCCAGAGGAACGCGACAAGGTATGCGACATGCTGCTCCGCGATCGAGAAAAGCGGGCCGCCAACGCTGACTGA
- a CDS encoding ParA family protein, producing MASPYPDGDREKVASKLPPALQQELKIRCAEFGLDIQDAATTAITNWRASDWSGADVDTSGARSFSTWLPTGMYDDFKASCTERGLSYIQGLAQSIRSWLDDNPSPKQAGLPAPPRRIIVCNQKGGVGKTTISAGIAEAHAEPQGIGVKCLQNFVQTLTDTELERLNRTREQLLALIADYTAGGQRVLLVDYDPQLHLSNQLGIPPIAVGEDSLVTHMSGDAQGDIKDLLVAIDDPRFGGRLYVLPGTREAFLLDSKLALTAAQSRGFQKEMALERALHSLEADFDVIVVDSPPSLGLSMDAGLYYGRRRPNEKPGRSGVLVPVQSEDSSADAYEMLIEQIEDLETDLHLEIDRLGIVVNQFDSRRGYIATSSLEEWHNMENDRVIAVIDDLKEQRESVRLKRPLLAYVPESKQANIMRLIVAGVGK from the coding sequence ATGGCTTCTCCATACCCTGACGGAGACCGGGAAAAGGTGGCGTCCAAGCTTCCGCCCGCGCTCCAGCAAGAACTGAAGATCCGTTGCGCCGAATTCGGCCTGGACATCCAGGATGCCGCGACCACGGCCATCACCAACTGGCGTGCCAGCGACTGGTCAGGCGCAGACGTCGACACGTCGGGTGCGAGGTCGTTCTCCACCTGGCTGCCTACAGGCATGTACGACGACTTCAAGGCCAGTTGTACTGAACGCGGCCTCTCTTACATCCAGGGGCTTGCGCAGAGCATCCGGTCCTGGCTGGACGACAACCCTTCCCCCAAGCAGGCTGGTCTGCCCGCCCCGCCGCGTCGGATCATCGTCTGCAACCAGAAGGGCGGCGTCGGCAAGACCACCATCTCTGCGGGAATCGCCGAAGCTCACGCCGAGCCTCAGGGGATCGGCGTCAAGTGCCTGCAGAACTTCGTGCAGACTCTGACCGACACCGAGCTTGAGCGGCTCAACCGCACCCGTGAGCAGCTCCTCGCCCTGATCGCCGACTACACCGCGGGTGGGCAGAGGGTTCTCCTCGTCGACTACGACCCGCAGCTCCACCTCAGCAACCAGCTGGGTATCCCGCCCATCGCCGTGGGTGAAGACAGCCTGGTCACCCACATGTCCGGTGACGCTCAGGGCGACATCAAGGACCTGCTCGTAGCAATCGACGATCCGCGTTTCGGGGGCCGGCTATACGTCCTGCCGGGCACGCGCGAGGCATTCCTGCTGGACTCCAAGCTGGCACTCACGGCCGCCCAGTCCCGCGGTTTCCAGAAGGAGATGGCGCTTGAGCGGGCGCTGCACTCACTTGAGGCCGACTTCGACGTCATCGTCGTCGACTCCCCGCCAAGCCTGGGACTGAGCATGGACGCCGGCCTCTACTACGGGCGCAGGCGTCCGAACGAGAAGCCTGGTCGGTCTGGAGTGCTCGTCCCCGTGCAGTCCGAGGACAGTTCAGCCGACGCCTACGAGATGCTCATCGAGCAGATCGAAGACCTCGAGACGGACCTACATCTCGAGATCGACCGGCTGGGCATCGTGGTGAACCAGTTCGATAGTCGCCGCGGCTACATCGCCACGTCCTCTTTGGAGGAGTGGCACAACATGGAGAACGACAGGGTCATCGCTGTGATCGACGACCTCAAGGAGCAGCGCGAGTCCGTGCGGCTCAAGCGGCCTCTGCTGGCGTACGTCCCGGAGAGCAAGCAGGCGAACATCATGCGACTGATCGTGGCAGGGGTCGGCAAGTGA